One genomic window of Motacilla alba alba isolate MOTALB_02 chromosome 3, Motacilla_alba_V1.0_pri, whole genome shotgun sequence includes the following:
- the LOC119699232 gene encoding uncharacterized protein LOC119699232 isoform X2, translating to MCFYCRIWLFFFLFWLGQGRRMAPPGLVESSCRSRIFWMKLNKLLLQGKFFQLEIYDPYSGPVLLDEKLASRCGYVLSEDVWGNPVFRASVLGCHVANEADELFSLTVNIKVSSFASMRAAVTYTYPMYCSYASWASREIVCEENYMEVSVKTDVPAVSNDYTVAWMSALPETQNVAYQQWQLMFVSPSGRKRITVSDAVKLGYSFNNSLSRVYLRAPYHSNESDISVVSGVNMNMITSTSMYRQRWLLLLIDTTVSCPVDGISFTDTMLTWTVPRVVPTLVVQESTFQSKSIVMGVDDQVIVNPEEMNYLLEYNETHIRITIPTGAEGGKLQSSISGGVYGVTYCIDLFLEHTWTDADWQTTKYTIIKSITTPFMPQIPTVINNTVPEERLFNVAFGHFLPDVSLVAITVGNVPFSLREAQHHGFKIYETPFSNGTKAFILEVSFDDPYVLKEYVNRNETKYTLLVNYTLSVGPEMTLYYHATEVECVIADIEVPDAVGSCDEENLYLTLPTFGLHQYWDLYLGNKLLNRHLALTNGYLAATNSTHLILQIPLFAGGLVYEEVSFQKIKARFDVALRKVRTMETLQMFSISCSFNSSAFIICHPDGTIMVSAQMKTIPGIDMSKTKLRDSSCKPREYNEAHAFFKFHVTTCGTSVRFEGDHIIYENEISYEKETLPGQSTPTITRDPDYRLKVLCYYQAKETLVLGAFSRDPATSPPFGSGTMFPRSNTAAYRRVRQALNVVSRVSKDESFMEFYGPSMAILKQPMEPVFLEVELKDESPSVELYLENCWVATSPDFNNTPRWNITLDGCEINGSEFAAEFCPVPISPRVRHPPHFKRLAVRTLAQQLEQVYVHCLVAACSPTSPQPGSTCRGQCSSSRERKDFSGHASDSLQGYVLAGPVWIVAPDRR from the exons ATGTGCTTCTACTGCAGGATCtggctgtttttcttcctgttctggCTGGGACAAGGGAGGCGGATGGCTCCCCCAG GTCTTGTAGAGAGCAGTTGCCGCTCCAGAATTTTTTGGATGAAACTGAATAAACTCTTGCTCCAGGGAAAGTTCTTCCAGCTGGAAATCTATG ATCCTTATTCTGGCCCTGTTCTGCTGGATGAGAAATTAGCATCTCGCTGTGGCTATGTCCTGTCAGAAGACGTGTGGGGCAATCCCGTCTTCCGTGCCTCAGTGCTCGGCTGTCACGTGGCCAATGAG GCAGATGAGCTGTTTTCACTGACTGTGAACATCAAGGTCTCCTCATTTGCAAGCATGAGGGCAGCTGTCACCTACACCTACCCTATGTACTGCTCCTATGCATCCTGGGCGTCAAGAGAAATTGTGTGTGAAGAAAACTACATGGAG gtgtcagTGAAGACTGATGTCCCAGCAGTTTCAAATGACTACACCGTAGCATGGATGTCAGCACTGCCAGAG ACTCAAAATGTTGCATACCAGCAATGGCAACTGATGTTTGTTTCTCCATCAGGGAGAAAGAGAATAACAGTAAGTGATGCAGTAAAACTGGGCTACAGCTTCAATAACAGCCTGTCCCGAGTGTACCTGCGGGCGCCCTACCACAGCAACGAGTCTGACATCAGCGTG GTCAGTGGTGTAAATATGAACATGATCACTTCCACTTCCATGTACAGGCAGCGGTGGCTGCTTTTGCTGATTGACACAACTGTCTCCTGTCCTGTTG ATGGCATCAGCTTCACCGATACCATGCTAACATGGACTGTGCCAAGAGTTGTCCCCACACTAGTGGTCCAGGAATCCACCTTTCAGTCTAAAAGCATTGTAATGGGAGTGGATGATCAAGTCATAGTGAATCCAGAGGAGATGAACTACTTACTGGAGTACAACGAGACACACATCAGAATAACCATCCCTACTGGAGCAGAAGGAGGCAAGTTACAG AGCTCCATATCTGGTGGTGTATATGGAGTCACTTACTGCATTGACCTGTTTCTGGAGCACACGTGGACGGATGCAGACTGGCAAACCACAAAGTATACAATCATCAAATCCATCACCACACCTTTCATGCCACAAATACCAACTGTTATCAACA acacTGTGCCAGAGGAACGGCTATTTAATGTTGCATTTGGACACTTTCTTCCCGATGTCTCTCTGGTGGCAATCACAGTAGGAAATGTGCCATTTTCCCTGAGGGAAGCACAGCACCACGGCTTCAAGATTTATGAAACTCCCTTTTCTAATGGAACAAAAGCGTTTATCCTGGAAGTCTCTTTTGATGATCCATATGTTCTGAAAGAG taTGTgaatagaaatgaaacaaaatacacCCTCCTGGTCAACTACACCCTTAGTGTGGGTCCGGAGATGACGCTCTACTATCACGCAACAGAGGTGGAGTGTGTGATTGCTGATATTG AAGTACCAGACGCAGTTGGTTCCTGTGATGAAGAAAACCTGTATCTAACCCTGCCCACTTTTGGCCTGCACCAGTACTGGGACCTGTACCTTGGTAACAAGCTCCTGAACCGGCACCTTGCCCTCACCAATGGGTACCTTGCAGCTACCAACTCCACACACCTGATCTTGCAAATACCTCTGTTTGCTGGGGGACTCGTCTATGAG GAAGTGtcctttcagaaaattaaagcaaggTTTGATGTTGCCCTAAGGAAAGTGAGAACTATGGAGACCTTACAGATGTTCTCCATCAGCTGCAGTTTTAATTCTTCAGCATTTATAA TATGCCACCCAGATGGTACTATAATGGTATCTGCCCAAATGAAGACAATTCCTGGCATTGACATGAGTAAAACCaagctcagggacagctcctgcaAGCCTAGAGAGTATAATGAAGCCCATGCCTTCTTCAAGTTCCATGTCACTACCTGTGGCACTTCAGTAAGG TTTGAAGGTGACCACATTATTTATGAGAATGAAATCTCTTATGAGAAAGAGACTCTTCCAGGACAGAGCACACCAACAATCACTAGAGATCCAGACTACAG ACTAAAAGTCTTGTGCTACTACCAAGCAAAAGAGACCCTAGTGCTTGGTGCCTTCTCCAGGGACCCAGCCACATCCCCTCCCTTTGGCTCTGGGACGATGTTTCCACGTTCAAATACTGCAG cttaCAGAAGGGTAAGACAAGCTCTGAATGTAGTTTCAAGAGTGTCCAAAG ATGAGTCCTTCATGGAGTTCTATGGGCCCAGCATGGCAATACTCAAACAACCCATGGAGCCTGTGTTTCTTGAGGTGGAGCTGAAGGACGAGAGCCCCAGTGTTGAGCTGTACCTGGAAAACTGCTGGGTAGCCACATCTCCAGACTTCAACAACACCCCAAGATGGAACATCACTTTGGATGG ATGTGAGATTAATGGCAGTGAGTTTGCTGCAGAGTTCTGCCCAGTGCCTATTAGCCCCAGGGTGAGACACCCTCCTCACTTTAAAAGGCTGGCAGTAAGGACCCTGGCACAGCAACTGGAACAG
- the LOC119699232 gene encoding uncharacterized protein LOC119699232 isoform X1, protein MKTVGHLLHRIWLFFFLFWLGQGRRMAPPGLVESSCRSRIFWMKLNKLLLQGKFFQLEIYDPYSGPVLLDEKLASRCGYVLSEDVWGNPVFRASVLGCHVANEADELFSLTVNIKVSSFASMRAAVTYTYPMYCSYASWASREIVCEENYMEVSVKTDVPAVSNDYTVAWMSALPETQNVAYQQWQLMFVSPSGRKRITVSDAVKLGYSFNNSLSRVYLRAPYHSNESDISVVSGVNMNMITSTSMYRQRWLLLLIDTTVSCPVDGISFTDTMLTWTVPRVVPTLVVQESTFQSKSIVMGVDDQVIVNPEEMNYLLEYNETHIRITIPTGAEGGKLQSSISGGVYGVTYCIDLFLEHTWTDADWQTTKYTIIKSITTPFMPQIPTVINNTVPEERLFNVAFGHFLPDVSLVAITVGNVPFSLREAQHHGFKIYETPFSNGTKAFILEVSFDDPYVLKEYVNRNETKYTLLVNYTLSVGPEMTLYYHATEVECVIADIEVPDAVGSCDEENLYLTLPTFGLHQYWDLYLGNKLLNRHLALTNGYLAATNSTHLILQIPLFAGGLVYEEVSFQKIKARFDVALRKVRTMETLQMFSISCSFNSSAFIICHPDGTIMVSAQMKTIPGIDMSKTKLRDSSCKPREYNEAHAFFKFHVTTCGTSVRFEGDHIIYENEISYEKETLPGQSTPTITRDPDYRLKVLCYYQAKETLVLGAFSRDPATSPPFGSGTMFPRSNTAAYRRVRQALNVVSRVSKDESFMEFYGPSMAILKQPMEPVFLEVELKDESPSVELYLENCWVATSPDFNNTPRWNITLDGCEINGSEFAAEFCPVPISPRVRHPPHFKRLAVRTLAQQLEQVYVHCLVAACSPTSPQPGSTCRGQCSSSRERKDFSGHASDSLQGYVLAGPVWIVAPDRR, encoded by the exons ATGAAGACTGTGGGTCACTTGCTACACAG GATCtggctgtttttcttcctgttctggCTGGGACAAGGGAGGCGGATGGCTCCCCCAG GTCTTGTAGAGAGCAGTTGCCGCTCCAGAATTTTTTGGATGAAACTGAATAAACTCTTGCTCCAGGGAAAGTTCTTCCAGCTGGAAATCTATG ATCCTTATTCTGGCCCTGTTCTGCTGGATGAGAAATTAGCATCTCGCTGTGGCTATGTCCTGTCAGAAGACGTGTGGGGCAATCCCGTCTTCCGTGCCTCAGTGCTCGGCTGTCACGTGGCCAATGAG GCAGATGAGCTGTTTTCACTGACTGTGAACATCAAGGTCTCCTCATTTGCAAGCATGAGGGCAGCTGTCACCTACACCTACCCTATGTACTGCTCCTATGCATCCTGGGCGTCAAGAGAAATTGTGTGTGAAGAAAACTACATGGAG gtgtcagTGAAGACTGATGTCCCAGCAGTTTCAAATGACTACACCGTAGCATGGATGTCAGCACTGCCAGAG ACTCAAAATGTTGCATACCAGCAATGGCAACTGATGTTTGTTTCTCCATCAGGGAGAAAGAGAATAACAGTAAGTGATGCAGTAAAACTGGGCTACAGCTTCAATAACAGCCTGTCCCGAGTGTACCTGCGGGCGCCCTACCACAGCAACGAGTCTGACATCAGCGTG GTCAGTGGTGTAAATATGAACATGATCACTTCCACTTCCATGTACAGGCAGCGGTGGCTGCTTTTGCTGATTGACACAACTGTCTCCTGTCCTGTTG ATGGCATCAGCTTCACCGATACCATGCTAACATGGACTGTGCCAAGAGTTGTCCCCACACTAGTGGTCCAGGAATCCACCTTTCAGTCTAAAAGCATTGTAATGGGAGTGGATGATCAAGTCATAGTGAATCCAGAGGAGATGAACTACTTACTGGAGTACAACGAGACACACATCAGAATAACCATCCCTACTGGAGCAGAAGGAGGCAAGTTACAG AGCTCCATATCTGGTGGTGTATATGGAGTCACTTACTGCATTGACCTGTTTCTGGAGCACACGTGGACGGATGCAGACTGGCAAACCACAAAGTATACAATCATCAAATCCATCACCACACCTTTCATGCCACAAATACCAACTGTTATCAACA acacTGTGCCAGAGGAACGGCTATTTAATGTTGCATTTGGACACTTTCTTCCCGATGTCTCTCTGGTGGCAATCACAGTAGGAAATGTGCCATTTTCCCTGAGGGAAGCACAGCACCACGGCTTCAAGATTTATGAAACTCCCTTTTCTAATGGAACAAAAGCGTTTATCCTGGAAGTCTCTTTTGATGATCCATATGTTCTGAAAGAG taTGTgaatagaaatgaaacaaaatacacCCTCCTGGTCAACTACACCCTTAGTGTGGGTCCGGAGATGACGCTCTACTATCACGCAACAGAGGTGGAGTGTGTGATTGCTGATATTG AAGTACCAGACGCAGTTGGTTCCTGTGATGAAGAAAACCTGTATCTAACCCTGCCCACTTTTGGCCTGCACCAGTACTGGGACCTGTACCTTGGTAACAAGCTCCTGAACCGGCACCTTGCCCTCACCAATGGGTACCTTGCAGCTACCAACTCCACACACCTGATCTTGCAAATACCTCTGTTTGCTGGGGGACTCGTCTATGAG GAAGTGtcctttcagaaaattaaagcaaggTTTGATGTTGCCCTAAGGAAAGTGAGAACTATGGAGACCTTACAGATGTTCTCCATCAGCTGCAGTTTTAATTCTTCAGCATTTATAA TATGCCACCCAGATGGTACTATAATGGTATCTGCCCAAATGAAGACAATTCCTGGCATTGACATGAGTAAAACCaagctcagggacagctcctgcaAGCCTAGAGAGTATAATGAAGCCCATGCCTTCTTCAAGTTCCATGTCACTACCTGTGGCACTTCAGTAAGG TTTGAAGGTGACCACATTATTTATGAGAATGAAATCTCTTATGAGAAAGAGACTCTTCCAGGACAGAGCACACCAACAATCACTAGAGATCCAGACTACAG ACTAAAAGTCTTGTGCTACTACCAAGCAAAAGAGACCCTAGTGCTTGGTGCCTTCTCCAGGGACCCAGCCACATCCCCTCCCTTTGGCTCTGGGACGATGTTTCCACGTTCAAATACTGCAG cttaCAGAAGGGTAAGACAAGCTCTGAATGTAGTTTCAAGAGTGTCCAAAG ATGAGTCCTTCATGGAGTTCTATGGGCCCAGCATGGCAATACTCAAACAACCCATGGAGCCTGTGTTTCTTGAGGTGGAGCTGAAGGACGAGAGCCCCAGTGTTGAGCTGTACCTGGAAAACTGCTGGGTAGCCACATCTCCAGACTTCAACAACACCCCAAGATGGAACATCACTTTGGATGG ATGTGAGATTAATGGCAGTGAGTTTGCTGCAGAGTTCTGCCCAGTGCCTATTAGCCCCAGGGTGAGACACCCTCCTCACTTTAAAAGGCTGGCAGTAAGGACCCTGGCACAGCAACTGGAACAG